In Candidatus Eisenbacteria bacterium, the following are encoded in one genomic region:
- a CDS encoding efflux RND transporter periplasmic adaptor subunit: MREERQNLLVPLSEVISLLAGVLILGTAALGFCGCSKGPEAGTDSKNQAEIPRNVRVLDLTPSSMNEYLTLSGPTRPFRGTDLSAEESGSVEAVPFDKGSRVDTSDVLILLDRRLLAAEMKSADAGLTLRSYNEERTRQLYEANSVSKAEMLLASTQLWEAEAAAAAAKIRYERAAIKSPFRGVVTDRYVELGQLVVPGMPVARVIDPYILKLEGAVSEQEIPWLKEGRPAVVTFDGLGETAEGYLYWVGFEADPMTGKFQVEIRIDNPDLKIRPGVIGRAKILKTQHRDVLSIPRDAVVQRPSGSYAFVVENGTAIQRELKLGPDQGLMVIVDDGLKPGEKLIVRGQRDIHDGSAVLIKEETESIDGSIATDPLIEKLDPGVAIQ, encoded by the coding sequence ATGCGGGAAGAAAGACAGAATTTGTTGGTTCCTTTATCAGAGGTGATTTCATTACTTGCCGGGGTTTTGATCCTGGGAACAGCAGCTCTCGGCTTCTGCGGCTGCAGTAAGGGTCCTGAGGCCGGCACTGATTCGAAGAATCAGGCGGAGATCCCAAGAAATGTCCGGGTGCTGGATTTGACCCCGTCATCCATGAATGAATATCTCACTCTCTCCGGTCCGACACGCCCGTTTCGCGGCACTGATCTCAGCGCTGAGGAGAGCGGGTCGGTCGAGGCCGTTCCATTCGATAAAGGATCGCGCGTCGACACCAGCGATGTTCTCATTCTGCTGGATCGCCGGCTGCTGGCCGCCGAGATGAAATCGGCGGATGCCGGATTAACGTTGCGTTCGTATAACGAAGAACGCACACGGCAGTTGTACGAGGCTAATTCAGTCTCCAAGGCCGAGATGCTTCTGGCATCTACGCAGCTCTGGGAAGCAGAAGCAGCCGCGGCCGCTGCAAAAATCCGCTATGAGCGGGCGGCTATTAAATCCCCATTCCGCGGCGTCGTGACGGACCGGTATGTGGAATTGGGCCAGCTTGTCGTGCCCGGCATGCCGGTGGCCCGGGTTATCGATCCTTATATCTTGAAACTTGAGGGAGCGGTCTCTGAGCAGGAGATCCCATGGCTCAAGGAGGGCCGGCCGGCAGTTGTCACCTTCGACGGACTGGGCGAAACAGCCGAAGGATATCTCTATTGGGTCGGGTTTGAGGCGGATCCGATGACGGGCAAATTCCAGGTCGAAATCCGGATCGACAATCCTGATTTAAAGATCCGGCCCGGTGTCATCGGCCGGGCGAAAATTCTGAAAACTCAACATAGGGATGTCCTATCCATTCCGCGTGATGCCGTCGTGCAGCGGCCCAGCGGCTCCTATGCCTTTGTCGTAGAGAATGGCACCGCTATCCAGCGAGAGCTGAAACTTGGTCCTGACCAAGGCCTAATGGTTATTGTCGACGACGGATTGAAACCCGGAGAAAAACTCATCGTCCGCGGCCAGCGCGACATTCATGACGGCTCCGCCGTCTTGATAAAAGAAGAAACGGAATCGATTGATGGAAGCATCGCCACCGATCCATTGATTGAGAAATTGGATCCGGGTGTCGCAATCCAGTAG
- a CDS encoding efflux RND transporter permease subunit produces the protein MTIFTMMFMVIVIGIISYMKLPREASPDVKIPYIIITAPYFGTSPEDMENLVTRKLETQLKGLADLKEMRSTSSEGYTSIVLEFTTDVEMSDALQKVRDAVELAKPELPQDVRDDLSIREISASDWPILQVTLSGDIDPIRLKQISEDLQDEIETVEGVLNVTLAGGVEREVRVDVDPQKMRYYGLSLQDVMDAVSLENVTFPGGEVSLGTYDYQVRVPGEFASIEQIQNVLVNPASSTPVYLRDIADVELGIKDRETISRLNGVDAITLSVTKRTGENILRIAKEIHKIVDEFELSLPKHSTITITGDVSVYIRDMVSELENNILSGLVLVVLVLFMFLGWTNSFFIGSAIPFSMFLSFIVLRILNYTLNIVVLFSLILALGMLVDNAIVIVENIFRFRVQGKGKIEAAKEATQQVAGPVLASTLTTVCAFAPLVFWPGIMGGFMKYLPVTVIITLVSSLLVALVINPVLCSNFMRVPQNAGTQRRIGDRFIAWGMKSYVPTISWALRHRAMTLLGAFAMLIVVMALFMKFNSGIELFPDTDPTFAFVSVEAPSGTRIEVSDAYAKQIETDVAKVPELKTYVANVGTGRGGSGGSTPHLTTVNLEFLKSEYRKLSSRTSLEELRQTLASFTGAKLTIDKEEEGPPTGKPVTIEISGDVFSTLGGLVDQVKDKIRDVPGLVDLQDDYDRGRPEIQIRPNLEKAARLGIRTIDLASMIRTAVHGQDVSKYRVGEDEYDIVIRLSENARKSIEDLEDFTVFYEGNHIPITAFADISYGAGFGAIQRIEGKRTVTVSADAAAGFNSTAVLGVVRSRLADFQLPPGYSISYTGETEDQDEAIAFLSDAFGIAIMLIMLVLISQFTSILVPIVIITSVILSLIGVLSGLMVMRTPFGIIMTGVGVISLAGVVVNNAIVLLDYVIKLRTEGMEKIEAIITAGRTRFRPVILTAVTTILGLIPLTTGFSINFGRLFHGHFRHAFIVGGESSQWWGPMGTAVIWGLAVATFLTLIVVPVMYASIDSVKSGFKRPFQFIFIGLPRRLFMGRKA, from the coding sequence ATGACTATTTTCACAATGATGTTCATGGTCATCGTGATCGGGATTATCTCTTATATGAAGCTCCCCCGCGAGGCTTCCCCTGATGTTAAGATACCTTACATCATCATCACGGCACCCTACTTCGGAACAAGCCCCGAAGACATGGAGAATCTTGTTACAAGAAAACTGGAAACGCAGTTGAAAGGGCTTGCGGACCTGAAAGAGATGAGAAGCACCTCCTCGGAGGGGTATACAAGCATCGTTCTCGAATTCACGACTGATGTCGAAATGAGTGATGCGCTGCAGAAGGTGCGTGACGCCGTTGAACTGGCCAAACCGGAACTCCCGCAGGATGTTCGTGACGATCTATCGATCAGGGAAATCAGCGCCTCCGATTGGCCGATCCTGCAAGTCACTCTCTCCGGCGATATCGATCCCATTAGACTCAAGCAAATCAGCGAAGATCTTCAAGATGAAATCGAGACGGTGGAAGGAGTCTTGAATGTCACGCTTGCGGGCGGCGTGGAACGGGAAGTTCGCGTTGACGTCGATCCTCAGAAAATGCGCTACTACGGACTTAGTCTGCAGGATGTCATGGATGCCGTCAGCTTGGAGAACGTCACTTTCCCCGGCGGCGAAGTTTCGCTGGGAACCTATGACTACCAGGTCCGGGTCCCGGGGGAATTTGCATCGATAGAACAGATCCAGAATGTCCTGGTCAACCCGGCTTCATCAACACCTGTCTATCTCCGGGACATCGCAGACGTCGAATTGGGCATCAAGGACCGCGAAACGATATCCCGCCTTAATGGTGTGGATGCCATCACATTATCCGTCACAAAGCGAACCGGGGAAAATATCCTTCGCATCGCCAAGGAAATCCACAAGATTGTCGATGAGTTTGAGCTATCGCTGCCCAAGCACTCAACCATCACAATAACCGGCGATGTATCGGTCTATATTCGGGATATGGTCAGCGAACTCGAGAATAATATCCTCAGCGGCTTGGTGCTTGTCGTTCTTGTACTTTTCATGTTCTTAGGATGGACCAACTCATTCTTTATCGGTTCAGCGATTCCCTTTTCAATGTTTCTCTCTTTTATTGTTCTGAGAATTCTTAATTACACATTAAATATCGTTGTGCTTTTTTCCCTCATCCTCGCATTGGGGATGCTGGTGGATAATGCCATCGTTATCGTAGAGAATATTTTCCGCTTCCGTGTTCAAGGAAAAGGAAAAATCGAGGCGGCCAAAGAAGCGACACAACAGGTCGCCGGGCCCGTACTGGCATCAACCCTCACGACAGTCTGCGCCTTTGCTCCCCTTGTCTTTTGGCCTGGCATCATGGGCGGATTTATGAAATATCTGCCGGTCACCGTCATCATCACATTGGTCTCTTCGCTCCTTGTGGCCCTGGTCATTAATCCCGTGCTTTGCTCGAATTTCATGCGTGTGCCGCAGAACGCAGGGACTCAACGGCGGATAGGGGACCGTTTCATCGCCTGGGGCATGAAATCTTATGTGCCGACCATCTCCTGGGCGTTAAGGCATCGCGCCATGACCCTCCTCGGCGCCTTTGCGATGCTCATTGTGGTCATGGCATTGTTCATGAAGTTCAATTCCGGCATTGAACTATTTCCCGATACCGATCCGACCTTTGCCTTTGTCTCCGTCGAAGCCCCCAGTGGAACCCGAATCGAAGTCAGCGATGCCTACGCCAAACAGATTGAAACTGATGTCGCGAAGGTTCCCGAATTAAAAACGTACGTTGCTAATGTGGGCACCGGCAGAGGTGGATCCGGTGGAAGCACGCCCCACCTGACCACGGTAAATCTGGAATTCTTGAAATCCGAGTATCGCAAACTTTCGTCCAGAACATCCCTGGAGGAATTGCGTCAAACCCTCGCCTCCTTCACCGGCGCCAAGCTCACTATTGATAAGGAAGAAGAAGGCCCACCGACCGGCAAGCCGGTCACGATCGAGATCTCGGGCGATGTCTTCTCAACGCTTGGTGGATTGGTCGATCAAGTTAAGGACAAGATCAGGGATGTCCCCGGCCTCGTTGACCTGCAGGACGACTATGATCGCGGCCGGCCTGAGATACAGATCCGGCCCAATCTCGAGAAGGCCGCCCGCCTCGGAATACGGACGATTGATTTGGCGAGTATGATTCGGACAGCGGTTCACGGGCAGGATGTGTCAAAATATCGTGTGGGTGAAGATGAGTATGACATTGTCATCCGCCTTTCTGAAAACGCCAGGAAAAGCATCGAAGATCTTGAAGACTTCACCGTATTCTATGAAGGAAATCATATCCCCATCACAGCATTTGCGGATATCAGCTATGGTGCCGGGTTCGGCGCGATCCAACGGATCGAAGGGAAAAGAACGGTCACCGTCTCGGCGGATGCCGCCGCGGGATTCAATTCAACGGCGGTTTTGGGTGTGGTCCGGAGCCGGCTGGCCGATTTTCAATTGCCCCCCGGGTACAGCATTTCGTATACCGGCGAAACCGAAGATCAGGATGAGGCGATCGCTTTTCTCAGCGACGCCTTTGGTATCGCCATCATGTTGATTATGCTGGTGCTCATTTCACAATTCACATCGATCCTTGTGCCTATTGTGATTATAACCAGCGTGATCCTGTCCCTGATCGGTGTCTTGTCGGGACTCATGGTCATGCGCACACCCTTTGGGATTATCATGACCGGTGTCGGTGTCATTTCGCTTGCCGGTGTGGTGGTGAACAACGCGATTGTGTTGCTCGATTATGTTATAAAATTACGCACTGAAGGCATGGAGAAGATAGAGGCGATCATCACGGCGGGCCGCACACGCTTTCGCCCCGTCATTTTAACCGCCGTTACAACCATTCTCGGGCTGATCCCGCTGACAACCGGGTTTTCCATCAACTTCGGCCGTCTCTTCCACGGCCATTTCAGGCATGCCTTCATTGTCGGTGGCGAATCGAGCCAATGGTGGGGGCCGATGGGAACCGCTGTCATTTGGGGGCTGGCGGTGGCGACATTTCTCACCCTCATTGTCGTTCCCGTTATGTATGCTTCGATCGACTCGGTCAAATCCGGGTTCAAGCGGCCCTTCCAGTTCATCTTTATCGGCCTGCCAAGACGTCTCTTCATGGGACGCAAGGCCTAA
- a CDS encoding acetate--CoA ligase family protein has translation MDSRQLNFADTVETLKFYEIPILGKIVTTRKGAVAAAFDMGYPVVVKVCTPEIIHKTDVGVVFLDVANAEGVGESFDLVVKNARKAGVKGDVNVLIQTMAPRGFEMLVGAKQDPVFGPVAMVGHGGRFVELWRDTAPGVGVLSREDVERMLSKTKAGKVLDGFRGPALDRKAVVDLVIKVSRMMDKRPDINELDLNPVIVYEKGIALVDARVIVGDPVTHPRATDLSYERMKSLESIFAPHSVAVVGASRPGSIGGIILKNSRRIPNLYPINPHRESLLGLKCYPSIAKLPKTPDLGVFALAPETTVATFKEFCECGGRGAIIISDGFAESGHKDLEQKLVRIAQKHQVVYIGPNCLGVIDNHSGLNTLFIPERRTAMQTKPSGLGVISQSGGIGLELMEMLDGDNLSVGKWVSIGNSSGVSVGELLAHMGNDPDINVIAIYLEGLRNGLQFMEVSKAVTKKKPVVVIKGGIAGGAAKTMSHTASLAGSFDAFKAACEQAGIVLIEELTEDPKLLINVLSILSTQPPAKGNRVAVVSVGGGAAILLADQITEEGLQLAEFAPETKTKLAKLLDRKVRAASPKEKQAIRKQITENPVDLFGDSDDDMLLEALLTLNDDPNTDILVVAAYFQVPYLSEYIAERLVEIQSEFKKPLILSPRGFSQHVWNTRTYLSDHNFPTYTVPMIKPLAIALDIWNRYGPLGTSVKKQKRRRRS, from the coding sequence ATGGACAGCCGGCAGTTGAATTTTGCAGATACCGTTGAAACGCTGAAATTTTACGAGATCCCGATTTTGGGGAAGATCGTCACGACCCGCAAGGGCGCCGTCGCCGCCGCCTTTGATATGGGATATCCAGTTGTTGTGAAGGTCTGTACTCCCGAAATCATACACAAAACAGATGTCGGCGTGGTGTTTTTGGATGTTGCCAATGCGGAGGGTGTCGGCGAGTCTTTTGACTTGGTCGTGAAGAATGCGCGAAAGGCCGGTGTCAAAGGCGATGTGAATGTTCTGATTCAGACGATGGCGCCCCGCGGTTTTGAAATGCTGGTCGGCGCAAAACAGGATCCTGTCTTCGGCCCGGTGGCCATGGTCGGCCACGGCGGCCGTTTTGTAGAGCTCTGGAGGGATACGGCGCCCGGGGTCGGTGTTCTCTCGCGTGAAGATGTTGAGCGGATGCTTTCAAAGACGAAGGCCGGCAAGGTTCTCGATGGTTTCCGGGGGCCGGCATTGGATCGCAAGGCGGTGGTTGACCTTGTGATCAAGGTTTCCCGCATGATGGATAAGCGCCCCGATATTAACGAACTCGATCTGAACCCCGTCATCGTATACGAAAAGGGCATTGCGCTTGTCGACGCGCGCGTGATTGTCGGCGATCCGGTAACGCATCCGAGGGCAACCGATCTCTCGTATGAAAGAATGAAGAGTCTGGAATCGATTTTTGCGCCACATTCCGTAGCCGTTGTGGGGGCTTCCCGGCCGGGTTCGATTGGCGGGATTATTCTAAAAAACTCGCGCCGAATCCCCAATCTCTATCCTATCAATCCGCACCGTGAGTCACTGCTGGGGCTGAAATGCTATCCCTCAATAGCAAAGCTGCCCAAAACCCCCGATCTTGGTGTTTTTGCGCTGGCTCCTGAAACGACCGTCGCCACATTCAAAGAGTTTTGTGAGTGCGGCGGCCGCGGCGCCATCATCATCAGTGATGGGTTCGCGGAGAGCGGCCATAAAGATCTGGAACAGAAACTTGTGCGCATTGCACAAAAACACCAGGTCGTATATATAGGGCCGAATTGCCTCGGTGTGATCGACAACCATTCCGGCCTGAACACGCTCTTTATCCCCGAGCGCCGCACGGCGATGCAGACCAAACCAAGCGGGCTCGGCGTCATCTCACAAAGCGGCGGAATCGGTCTTGAGCTGATGGAGATGCTCGACGGTGACAATCTTTCCGTGGGAAAGTGGGTTTCCATCGGTAATTCCTCGGGGGTTTCTGTTGGTGAGCTGCTGGCGCACATGGGTAACGATCCTGATATCAATGTTATCGCGATCTATCTCGAGGGATTGCGCAACGGATTGCAATTTATGGAAGTCAGCAAAGCAGTCACCAAAAAGAAACCGGTTGTAGTTATCAAGGGAGGGATCGCCGGAGGCGCTGCGAAGACAATGTCGCATACCGCTTCGCTGGCTGGGAGCTTCGACGCCTTCAAGGCGGCCTGTGAACAGGCGGGGATTGTGTTGATCGAGGAGTTGACAGAGGATCCCAAGCTTTTGATCAATGTCCTCTCGATTCTCAGCACACAGCCGCCGGCCAAGGGGAACCGGGTCGCGGTTGTCAGCGTTGGTGGAGGCGCCGCGATTCTTCTCGCTGATCAGATTACGGAAGAGGGATTGCAGCTTGCTGAGTTTGCGCCGGAAACTAAAACAAAACTCGCAAAGCTCCTCGATCGGAAGGTCAGAGCGGCCAGCCCGAAGGAGAAGCAGGCGATCCGCAAGCAGATCACTGAAAACCCCGTCGATCTCTTTGGTGACAGTGATGATGATATGCTGCTTGAGGCCTTGTTGACACTCAACGATGATCCAAACACCGACATCCTGGTTGTCGCCGCCTATTTCCAAGTCCCTTATCTCTCCGAGTATATCGCAGAACGGTTGGTGGAGATTCAGAGCGAGTTTAAAAAGCCGCTGATTCTATCTCCCCGCGGGTTCTCCCAGCATGTATGGAATACACGGACCTATCTCAGCGATCACAATTTCCCGACATATACCGTGCCGATGATTAAGCCCCTGGCGATCGCACTGGATATCTGGAACCGGTACGGCCCCCTCGGAACGTCCGTAAAAAAGCAAAAGCGCCGAAGGCGTTCGTAG
- a CDS encoding DUF4150 domain-containing protein, with protein MCIPASTKGGGQCFAFPDVCKTPAPPAPFVPIPYPNFGMVPQAKDTSAKVKLVGKEGVILKSEIPQSQGDEAGTIGGMVSNVNMNKVTFKMGSSKVKFEGQKAIFLGSMTAHNGTNANMPAGAQIAPSQTKVLIMP; from the coding sequence ATGTGTATACCTGCATCGACAAAAGGCGGCGGACAATGTTTCGCCTTTCCAGATGTTTGTAAAACTCCAGCGCCGCCCGCGCCCTTTGTTCCGATTCCCTATCCGAATTTTGGGATGGTTCCCCAGGCGAAAGATACTTCGGCAAAGGTCAAGCTGGTCGGTAAAGAAGGTGTGATCTTAAAGTCAGAGATACCCCAGTCGCAGGGGGATGAAGCGGGAACCATTGGAGGGATGGTTTCCAATGTCAATATGAACAAGGTCACTTTCAAAATGGGCAGCTCGAAAGTGAAATTCGAGGGCCAGAAGGCGATTTTTCTCGGGTCGATGACGGCGCACAATGGAACGAACGCTAATATGCCGGCCGGCGCACAGATCGCCCCCAGTCAAACAAAGGTTCTTATTATGCCGTAG
- a CDS encoding DUF3540 domain-containing protein: MMLPVLDDIGTKANKSGQSTDRALDWNRPDVELRTLDGAMARRAGTGDGETLQIVDRRGDLIFEYDPATGKSRLTVEQGDLELVAKHGDIRLRSSGVVSLEGEEVAINAKLARYQIEETTFTGGSFTASLKTARVVVGRLERLAREVVEKSETVCTRVSGLIQMKAGRMRTLVAGSSQLKSHRIYMKADTDCKIKGEKIHLG; this comes from the coding sequence ATGATGCTGCCCGTGTTGGATGATATAGGAACCAAAGCAAACAAATCAGGTCAGAGCACAGATCGAGCTCTGGATTGGAACCGCCCGGACGTCGAACTTAGGACCTTGGACGGCGCAATGGCGAGACGCGCCGGCACCGGCGACGGCGAAACACTCCAAATTGTCGACAGAAGAGGGGATCTCATCTTTGAATACGATCCGGCGACCGGCAAGAGCCGCCTCACGGTGGAGCAAGGGGACCTAGAACTCGTTGCCAAACATGGCGATATCCGCCTAAGAAGCAGCGGTGTGGTGAGCCTGGAGGGCGAAGAGGTTGCTATCAACGCAAAATTGGCCCGGTATCAGATTGAAGAAACGACCTTCACCGGAGGGTCCTTTACCGCGTCATTAAAGACGGCACGCGTTGTTGTCGGACGACTGGAGCGGCTGGCAAGAGAGGTTGTCGAGAAGTCGGAGACAGTCTGCACGAGGGTCTCGGGTCTCATTCAGATGAAGGCCGGCCGGATGCGCACTCTTGTCGCCGGGAGTTCTCAGCTCAAAAGCCATCGTATTTACATGAAGGCGGATACGGATTGTAAGATCAAGGGCGAAAAAATCCACCTTGGGTAG
- a CDS encoding pentapeptide repeat-containing protein yields MDTLESREAVLEKIAAGESLEGIRLVALDLSESDLKNADFFDASFEKINFQGAQLTGANLKDTIFRDCNLTAARCDAANLEEARFLGSDLSEAILSGANLHGTEFETSSLEGCDLSGAVLRGAALANVNLKTANLSGTQIIDTDLEGADLQGADLNQANLKNSILTKADLTRAKFVETNLEGCEMVGCLLDGARIEKATFLQVDLESADLTSSSIKESIFQLCNLESANLEGLDLQRCRFTDSDLAKSNLGNVNLSESECSQVKFSGADLTNAKFQKAACKTADFTECIISSADFTGADLRCSCFEKADLKSANFTNARMDRVELSKADCARAVFRKASIPFSLFSHANVQGADFTDADLTQAVLHRIDDKNAVWKGANKKNARSTDKDLAEAEDWKAPK; encoded by the coding sequence ATGGATACACTTGAATCAAGAGAGGCGGTTCTTGAAAAGATCGCCGCCGGAGAATCGCTTGAGGGCATTCGCCTGGTGGCGCTGGATCTCAGCGAATCCGATCTCAAGAATGCCGATTTCTTTGACGCCTCTTTTGAAAAAATCAATTTTCAAGGGGCGCAACTTACAGGCGCAAACCTCAAGGATACAATCTTCCGGGATTGTAATTTGACGGCCGCACGATGTGATGCGGCCAACCTTGAAGAGGCGCGGTTTTTGGGCTCAGATTTAAGTGAAGCGATACTCAGCGGGGCCAATCTTCATGGGACGGAGTTTGAAACTTCTTCTTTGGAAGGTTGCGATCTGAGCGGGGCGGTTCTCAGGGGAGCGGCGTTGGCGAATGTCAATCTAAAGACAGCAAATTTATCTGGTACGCAGATCATCGATACCGATCTTGAAGGGGCGGATCTTCAGGGCGCCGACCTCAACCAAGCCAATTTGAAAAACTCGATCCTTACAAAAGCGGATCTCACACGAGCCAAGTTTGTAGAAACAAACCTTGAGGGATGTGAGATGGTCGGTTGCCTGCTCGATGGCGCCAGAATCGAAAAGGCGACTTTTTTGCAGGTTGATTTGGAGAGCGCCGATCTGACCTCCTCCAGCATTAAGGAATCGATTTTCCAATTGTGCAATCTTGAATCCGCCAATCTCGAAGGATTGGATCTTCAGAGATGTCGATTCACCGATTCTGATCTTGCGAAGTCCAATTTGGGAAATGTAAATCTCAGTGAATCGGAGTGTTCGCAGGTTAAATTTTCAGGGGCCGATCTCACAAATGCGAAATTTCAGAAAGCCGCCTGTAAGACGGCGGATTTCACAGAGTGCATCATCAGCAGCGCGGACTTTACCGGCGCCGACCTCAGATGCTCCTGTTTTGAGAAGGCGGATCTAAAAAGTGCGAATTTCACGAATGCCCGCATGGATCGCGTTGAGTTGAGCAAGGCGGATTGCGCGAGAGCCGTTTTCCGAAAGGCATCGATTCCGTTCTCCTTGTTCTCCCATGCGAATGTGCAGGGCGCTGACTTTACGGATGCGGATCTGACGCAGGCGGTCTTGCACCGGATCGATGATAAGAATGCTGTTTGGAAAGGCGCGAATAAGAAGAATGCAAGATCTACTGATAAGGATCTTGCGGAAGCCGAGGATTGGAAGGCGCCGAAGTGA